A genomic segment from Tuwongella immobilis encodes:
- the rtcA gene encoding RNA 3'-terminal phosphate cyclase yields MIHLDGSQGEGGGQILRSSLALSLITGQPFRMIQIRANRPKPGLQAQHLASVLAAAEVGQATLIGASLNSSTLEFRPGAIRPGTYEFRISTAGSTALVLHTVALPLLWRQSAGSSLVLHGGTHVDFAPSFLFLQSTWCEHLRHLGLDVRLELVRAGFYPRGGGTVRATLTPNTTWPGVNVPAASESRPNSGRIRGIAGVADVDAGIAERIIKRITARMTAEGHTITFERQQLANGPGVWVGLAWEPEAAIGHTAVPAWFVHLGKRGVPAEQIADAAMDELRAHRNGGGTIDPYSADQLMLLAALASAPSAYHVSEITQHTLTNRDTIQQFVDARIRIHGEEGQPGWIEVQPACL; encoded by the coding sequence ATGATTCACTTGGACGGCTCGCAAGGCGAAGGCGGAGGGCAAATTCTGCGGAGCAGCCTCGCGTTGTCGCTGATCACCGGACAACCGTTTCGGATGATCCAGATTCGCGCCAACCGCCCCAAGCCCGGCCTGCAAGCGCAGCATCTGGCATCGGTTCTTGCCGCCGCCGAGGTGGGCCAAGCCACGCTGATCGGCGCGAGTTTGAATTCCTCCACGCTGGAATTTCGCCCCGGCGCGATTCGACCGGGTACCTACGAATTCCGAATTTCCACGGCAGGCTCCACTGCGCTGGTGCTGCATACCGTTGCCCTCCCGCTGCTCTGGCGACAATCGGCGGGGAGCAGCTTGGTTTTGCACGGCGGAACGCATGTCGATTTCGCCCCGAGTTTTCTCTTTCTGCAATCCACCTGGTGCGAGCATCTGCGACACTTGGGTTTGGATGTGCGGCTGGAATTGGTGCGGGCCGGATTCTATCCGCGCGGTGGGGGGACGGTGCGGGCGACGCTGACGCCGAACACCACTTGGCCGGGCGTGAACGTGCCGGCGGCAAGCGAGTCGCGTCCGAACTCGGGGCGGATTCGCGGCATTGCTGGAGTCGCGGATGTCGATGCGGGAATCGCCGAGCGAATCATCAAACGCATCACCGCCCGAATGACGGCGGAGGGGCATACGATTACGTTTGAGCGGCAGCAACTCGCGAACGGGCCAGGTGTCTGGGTCGGCCTGGCATGGGAACCGGAAGCAGCGATTGGGCACACGGCAGTGCCCGCGTGGTTTGTACATCTGGGCAAACGAGGCGTGCCAGCGGAACAGATTGCCGATGCCGCCATGGACGAACTGCGGGCCCATCGCAATGGCGGCGGCACGATCGATCCGTATAGCGCCGATCAATTGATGCTGCTGGCGGCACTCGCATCGGCACCATCGGCGTATCATGTTTCGGAAATTACCCAGCATACATTGACGAATCGGGATACCATTCAACAATTTGTCGATGCCCGAATTCGGATTCATGGCGAAGAGGGGCAACCGGGCTGGATCGAAGTGCAACCGGCGTGCCTATAA
- a CDS encoding 4Fe-4S single cluster domain-containing protein — translation MIELPIGDPILSVAQIVPITEAEGPGIRFALWFQGCPLRCPGCCNPEFLKFSGGTPMHLSEVLAQVDAARESGSVEGITLLGGEPTSHAIGAAALAKACQERGLSVMTFTGFTLEEHQAKADPAVLELISLTDILVDGPYLRDQPDDSRRWIGSTNQRIHFLTPRYRAEDACWQQRNTLEIRLDPEGITINGFPAQSAVGLWKGWRRPARKTTPPSAESQDG, via the coding sequence ATGATCGAACTGCCAATCGGCGATCCGATTCTATCGGTCGCTCAGATTGTGCCCATCACCGAAGCCGAAGGACCGGGCATCCGCTTTGCCCTGTGGTTCCAGGGGTGCCCGTTGCGCTGTCCGGGCTGCTGCAATCCGGAATTTTTGAAATTTTCCGGCGGCACCCCGATGCACCTCTCGGAAGTGCTCGCGCAAGTCGATGCCGCTCGGGAATCCGGCTCCGTCGAAGGGATCACCCTGCTGGGCGGCGAACCGACATCGCACGCCATCGGAGCAGCGGCGCTCGCCAAAGCCTGTCAGGAACGTGGGTTGAGCGTGATGACTTTCACCGGTTTCACCCTGGAGGAACACCAGGCAAAGGCCGACCCGGCGGTCTTGGAGTTGATTTCGCTGACGGATATCCTCGTGGATGGGCCGTATTTGCGGGATCAGCCGGATGATTCGCGGCGATGGATTGGCTCGACCAATCAGCGGATTCATTTTCTGACGCCGCGATACCGGGCCGAGGATGCCTGCTGGCAACAACGCAACACGCTGGAAATTCGACTCGATCCAGAAGGCATAACCATCAATGGCTTTCCCGCGCAATCTGCGGTAGGATTGTGGAAAGGCTGGCGACGCCCCGCACGCAAAACAACCCCACCATCCGCGGAATCGCAGGATGGGTGA